Proteins from a genomic interval of Methanoplanus endosymbiosus:
- a CDS encoding pyridoxal phosphate-dependent aminotransferase → MRKLSEKIQGLPPSATIEITDKARRMKKEGIDVISLSIGEPDFDTPGHITEACINALKEGKTHYESSRGIPELCSAISDKLKTENRIPTSPENIIVSCGAKDTIYEGVQACINPGDEVLILDPSWVSYDPIVMLADGKPVHHPLDDVHFQLKDDVLEKITPKTRMLIFNTPSNPAGSVLNSDSLSLIKDICEDNDIIALADEIYEKLIYGKEHISVASLGDMYERTITVNGFSKAYAMTGWRIGYASAPDEIIRPMTKIQQHTISHPTTFAMWGAVAALKGDQSCVESMRQEFDSRRKYITGALSDMGMRTAPAEGAFYAYVNTGGNDTEVAARWLDEAHVAATPGTAFNTPGWIRLSYAAGTDRLREAMRRISELSD, encoded by the coding sequence ATGAGAAAACTCTCTGAAAAAATTCAGGGATTACCCCCATCGGCAACGATCGAGATTACGGACAAGGCCCGCCGCATGAAAAAGGAGGGCATAGATGTAATCTCCCTCTCAATAGGCGAACCTGACTTTGATACTCCCGGCCATATCACCGAGGCATGCATAAATGCCTTAAAAGAGGGAAAAACCCACTATGAATCGAGCAGAGGCATTCCGGAACTATGCTCTGCAATCTCAGACAAACTGAAGACTGAGAACAGAATTCCCACCTCACCTGAGAATATCATAGTCTCCTGCGGTGCAAAGGATACCATCTATGAGGGAGTACAGGCATGTATAAATCCCGGAGATGAAGTCCTGATACTTGATCCATCATGGGTATCATATGACCCGATTGTCATGCTTGCCGACGGAAAACCTGTACACCACCCTTTGGACGATGTACACTTCCAGTTAAAAGATGACGTTCTGGAAAAGATTACACCAAAAACAAGGATGTTAATCTTCAACACTCCTTCAAACCCGGCAGGATCAGTTCTCAATTCAGATTCACTCAGTCTCATCAAAGACATATGTGAGGATAATGACATAATCGCACTTGCGGATGAGATTTATGAAAAACTGATCTACGGAAAGGAGCATATCTCAGTGGCATCACTCGGCGATATGTACGAGAGGACAATAACCGTAAACGGTTTTTCAAAGGCGTACGCAATGACTGGCTGGAGAATAGGATACGCCTCGGCACCGGACGAAATCATAAGACCAATGACAAAGATCCAGCAGCATACAATAAGCCACCCTACCACATTTGCGATGTGGGGTGCTGTTGCCGCACTGAAAGGCGATCAGTCCTGTGTTGAGAGTATGAGGCAGGAGTTTGACAGCCGGAGAAAGTATATCACAGGTGCACTTTCAGATATGGGGATGAGAACAGCTCCGGCAGAGGGTGCATTTTATGCCTATGTAAATACAGGAGGCAATGACACAGAGGTTGCCGCAAGATGGCTTGATGAGGCACATGTCGCAGCAACTCCGGGCACGGCCTTTAACACACCAGGATGGATTCGACTCTCATACGCTGCCGGAACTGACAGGCTGCGCGAGGCAATGAGACGTATTTCAGAATTATCTGATTAA
- a CDS encoding small multi-drug export protein translates to MTEEEIPVKKLSGHLMILLRFFLPFILGIAYVGGLYISMPYGEFLTLAGLMFVYFVPPAGKESVIPLGIAMGIPWWLIAFSVALMDILSSFFMVLNFDLALKIPVLGDRYMKSFMEAGEGFFEKHRYIERLSTIGLAIFVMIPMQGTGGVSTPIVGRMIGIPPVKVMIAVITGSLLGCTIIALGTEYIKDIFATDFTTGILVIVGIVLAAVAGFLIYRKHDAKLRSKKPHHHHQQTSDSGQEK, encoded by the coding sequence ATGACTGAAGAAGAGATCCCGGTTAAAAAATTATCCGGACACCTGATGATATTACTGAGGTTTTTTCTTCCCTTTATATTAGGCATCGCCTATGTAGGCGGATTATACATCTCAATGCCCTATGGCGAATTTCTCACACTTGCCGGGCTGATGTTCGTCTATTTTGTTCCTCCGGCAGGAAAGGAATCAGTAATACCACTTGGAATTGCGATGGGAATTCCCTGGTGGCTCATTGCATTTTCAGTGGCCCTGATGGATATATTGTCGTCATTCTTCATGGTGCTGAACTTTGACCTTGCGCTGAAGATACCGGTTCTTGGGGATCGTTACATGAAATCCTTTATGGAAGCAGGAGAAGGATTTTTTGAGAAGCACAGATATATTGAGAGGCTTTCAACCATAGGGCTTGCAATATTTGTAATGATACCGATGCAGGGCACGGGCGGAGTATCAACACCAATAGTCGGCAGAATGATTGGCATTCCACCGGTCAAAGTAATGATTGCCGTAATAACCGGATCGCTTCTCGGCTGCACAATAATCGCTCTTGGAACGGAGTATATAAAAGATATTTTTGCTACGGATTTCACAACCGGAATATTAGTTATTGTCGGAATTGTACTGGCAGCTGTTGCCGGATTTTTGATCTACAGGAAGCATGATGCAAAACTCCGGTCAAAAAAACCACACCATCACCACCAGCAGACATCAGATTCCGGGCAGGAAAAATAG
- a CDS encoding arsenate reductase/protein-tyrosine-phosphatase family protein → MAKKRRILFICTYNSVRSQIAEAIINSRYSERFHAESAGLIPGGVDPYAISALNMRGIETLYLKSKSIGQISDRKYSLIVFLCENAYLRAEYLPVSDITECRFVSLPPGKSIDPVSAYSRLTDILINMFETDPLFN, encoded by the coding sequence ATGGCAAAAAAACGAAGGATATTATTCATCTGCACATATAATTCAGTGAGGTCACAGATAGCTGAGGCCATAATAAACAGCAGATATTCAGAGAGATTTCATGCTGAAAGTGCAGGACTAATACCCGGAGGGGTCGATCCATATGCCATTTCAGCCCTTAATATGAGAGGGATTGAGACATTGTACCTTAAATCCAAATCCATAGGCCAAATATCTGACAGAAAGTACAGTCTGATAGTATTCCTCTGTGAGAATGCCTATTTAAGAGCAGAATATCTGCCTGTATCTGACATAACAGAATGCCGGTTTGTCTCACTCCCGCCCGGAAAAAGCATTGATCCGGTTTCAGCCTATTCCAGACTCACTGACATCCTGATCAATATGTTTGAGACTGACCCCCTATTTAATTAA
- a CDS encoding arsenate reductase/protein-tyrosine-phosphatase family protein, protein MEKKMKKKVLFICNHNAGRSQIAEGLLNNLYGDRYEAFSAGLNPTDSVNPHTTAVLREIGIDISGKTPLPVSEYRNMRFDRVVISCDYNPKDHELPASEDITEKKFPDPYLFSGSDDDILKGFREVRDEIKEWTDKEFSGDNGMNNNNNIGNNNINIDDKNNDLNYNNNSDNVNNNINDKNNDLNYNNNSDNVNNNINDKSNDLNYNNNPENHKCRLITVTVFVPDDPLKPPFRSPDTGRSLSEVVRDISTMMKNQGFEIRYEERPEDENRTKSLLLINSRPIEDFVPLPDPSKYCGMACADCGGSRSDAPCSRIYENIPESVLRLAVKKAADFRD, encoded by the coding sequence ATGGAGAAAAAAATGAAGAAGAAGGTATTATTTATCTGCAACCACAATGCAGGAAGATCACAGATAGCTGAAGGATTACTGAATAATTTGTATGGTGACAGGTACGAGGCATTCAGTGCAGGGTTAAACCCGACAGATTCAGTAAATCCACATACAACAGCAGTGTTAAGGGAGATCGGCATTGATATCTCCGGAAAAACTCCTCTGCCGGTATCAGAATACCGGAATATGAGATTTGACAGAGTTGTAATATCATGCGATTATAACCCAAAAGATCATGAACTGCCAGCTTCAGAAGATATAACCGAGAAGAAATTCCCTGATCCCTATCTCTTCTCAGGTTCAGACGATGACATCCTGAAAGGGTTCAGAGAAGTAAGGGACGAGATAAAAGAGTGGACAGATAAGGAATTTTCCGGAGACAATGGGATGAATAATAACAATAATATCGGCAATAATAACATAAATATAGATGATAAAAATAATGATCTGAATTACAACAATAATAGTGACAACGTAAATAACAATATCAATGATAAAAATAATGATCTGAATTACAACAATAATAGTGACAACGTAAATAACAATATCAATGATAAAAGTAATGATCTGAATTACAACAATAATCCCGAAAATCATAAATGCAGGCTGATTACAGTAACTGTTTTCGTACCCGATGACCCATTAAAACCACCTTTCCGCTCTCCGGATACAGGCAGAAGCTTAAGCGAAGTGGTAAGGGACATAAGTACCATGATGAAAAATCAGGGCTTTGAGATAAGATACGAAGAGAGACCGGAAGATGAGAACAGAACTAAAAGCCTTCTTCTGATAAACAGCAGGCCGATAGAGGATTTTGTCCCGCTTCCCGATCCGTCAAAATACTGTGGAATGGCATGTGCGGACTGTGGCGGCAGCCGTTCAGATGCACCATGCAGCAGGATATACGAGAATATACCGGAATCAGTGCTCAGACTTGCAGTAAAAAAAGCGGCTGATTTCAGAGATTAA
- a CDS encoding Yip1 family protein yields the protein MIPIKEIILSPKSFFDGLCNQPESLGKPFLVISILGLISGISAAIVSQKSAGLLPAEAQFMAGILPVIGFVGAVIMTYIIWLLWSVVFFVISSLLKGEGSFKRMMEITGYGSVPQIIGGIFSAIITVYYMSGLDIRPITDPTQIEAYTQTLMADPMMIAAAFIGIIFLLWSANIWIFGVMKCRKLDFKKSVITVLLPVIIYIIIFDLPLIGM from the coding sequence ATGATACCGATAAAGGAAATTATTCTTTCACCAAAGAGCTTCTTTGACGGCTTATGTAATCAGCCTGAAAGCCTTGGCAAACCCTTTTTAGTCATCAGCATTCTGGGCCTCATCTCCGGGATTTCCGCGGCGATTGTGTCCCAGAAATCAGCAGGCCTCCTGCCTGCCGAAGCACAGTTCATGGCCGGAATTCTGCCTGTTATCGGATTTGTAGGCGCTGTCATTATGACATATATTATCTGGCTGTTATGGTCGGTGGTTTTCTTTGTTATATCGTCCCTTCTGAAAGGAGAGGGTTCATTTAAACGAATGATGGAGATAACCGGATACGGTTCAGTGCCACAGATAATCGGAGGCATATTCAGCGCAATAATAACTGTATATTATATGTCCGGCCTCGACATCAGACCAATAACAGATCCCACACAGATAGAGGCATACACCCAGACCCTTATGGCAGATCCGATGATGATTGCAGCTGCATTTATTGGAATTATATTCCTGCTATGGAGTGCAAATATCTGGATCTTTGGAGTAATGAAATGCAGAAAGCTTGACTTCAAAAAATCGGTAATAACTGTCCTTCTGCCAGTAATCATATATATTATTATATTTGATCTGCCGCTTATAGGAATGTAG
- a CDS encoding ABC transporter ATP-binding protein — protein MNTTSPVIKLEDVKKIYELPFGEVRALDGITLEIFQGDFIAIMGPSGSGKSTLLNMVGSLDVPTCGELYIDGINVKKLTDDELTDLRRDTIGFIFQQFNLIPLLTVKENVEYPYILKYRHSDKEGRCEALLDKVGLTDNLIHHKPTELSGGQQQRVAIARALVNDPKILLCDEPTGNLDSKTGKQVMDLLNELNKAGKTVIMVTHDSNTAEYAHRTIRIEDGVII, from the coding sequence GTGAATACTACATCTCCGGTAATAAAACTTGAAGATGTCAAAAAAATATATGAACTTCCCTTTGGAGAGGTGAGGGCGCTTGACGGGATCACACTGGAGATCTTTCAGGGTGATTTCATAGCAATTATGGGGCCTTCAGGATCAGGAAAATCAACACTCCTTAATATGGTCGGCTCACTTGATGTCCCAACCTGCGGAGAACTTTACATAGACGGAATAAATGTAAAAAAATTAACTGATGATGAACTTACTGATCTCAGAAGGGATACCATAGGCTTCATCTTCCAGCAGTTCAATCTCATTCCCCTGCTGACCGTAAAAGAGAATGTAGAATATCCGTACATCCTGAAATACCGCCATTCAGATAAAGAAGGCAGATGCGAGGCCCTTCTCGACAAGGTAGGTCTGACAGACAATCTGATTCACCACAAGCCAACCGAACTTTCCGGCGGACAGCAGCAGAGGGTTGCCATTGCAAGGGCACTGGTCAATGATCCAAAGATACTGCTCTGCGATGAACCTACCGGAAATCTGGACTCAAAGACCGGAAAACAGGTTATGGACCTATTAAATGAGTTAAATAAAGCCGGAAAAACGGTAATCATGGTTACACACGACTCAAACACAGCAGAGTATGCCCACAGGACAATCAGAATAGAGGACGGCGTGATCATATGA
- a CDS encoding ABC transporter permease, translating into MSTAIFFEFAKRSTRLHLLRSLLAIIGIVIGVAAIASMGMLGNSLVLSVSESLSDVGDSVVVYPHGGVQQGPGSASVKEYITERDLKDIKRAAGSNDVIPVHSTADRVYIGNEETISSIYGMYEDDAEKLLHLTDGQWLKGSSGALAGSKVSDDYNLKVGSRVKIGDDSFRIAGILEERGMGFDINPDNSFIISEKAFSSIYEQDDFNFVIVKVKDLDDIDIVKEDIDNKMNKRDDVVDVFDTKAILEVILDTFGKISAFTTAIGGISLIVAGVSIFNVQMMSVTERIKEIGIIRSIGTRRREVMKTFLYEALILGLLGSGLGAVFSIAGGYLIILFMLQETSYFFEPSTLIYIPFGMIFGLATSLISGLYPAWKAANLNPIEALRFE; encoded by the coding sequence ATGAGTACTGCTATTTTCTTTGAATTTGCAAAGAGAAGTACCAGGCTTCACTTGCTGAGATCCCTTCTCGCAATAATCGGCATAGTAATAGGTGTAGCTGCAATAGCCTCAATGGGAATGCTTGGAAACAGTCTTGTACTCTCGGTCTCAGAATCACTATCTGACGTAGGGGATTCGGTAGTGGTTTACCCACACGGAGGCGTACAGCAGGGGCCGGGCTCAGCATCTGTAAAGGAGTACATCACTGAAAGGGATTTAAAGGATATCAAAAGGGCAGCAGGTTCAAATGATGTCATACCTGTGCATTCAACAGCTGACAGGGTATATATCGGCAATGAGGAGACAATATCATCTATATACGGGATGTACGAAGACGATGCTGAAAAACTCCTCCATCTTACAGACGGGCAATGGCTTAAAGGGTCATCGGGCGCACTTGCCGGCTCAAAAGTTTCAGACGACTATAACCTTAAAGTCGGAAGTCGTGTCAAAATAGGGGACGACAGCTTCAGAATTGCCGGTATTCTTGAAGAGAGAGGGATGGGATTTGATATAAACCCTGACAATTCTTTTATCATATCAGAAAAGGCATTTTCATCAATTTACGAGCAGGATGACTTTAATTTCGTAATTGTAAAAGTCAAAGATCTTGATGATATTGATATAGTAAAAGAAGACATTGACAATAAGATGAACAAAAGAGATGATGTTGTCGATGTCTTTGACACAAAAGCCATACTTGAGGTAATCCTTGACACCTTCGGCAAAATTTCGGCATTCACAACCGCAATTGGGGGAATTTCACTGATTGTAGCCGGAGTTTCAATCTTCAACGTCCAGATGATGTCGGTTACAGAGAGAATCAAGGAGATTGGAATCATCAGGAGTATAGGCACAAGAAGAAGAGAGGTTATGAAGACATTTCTGTATGAAGCCCTCATTCTCGGACTGCTGGGATCGGGATTAGGTGCTGTATTCAGCATTGCCGGAGGATATCTGATAATTCTTTTTATGCTCCAGGAAACCTCATACTTCTTTGAACCCAGCACACTGATATATATCCCGTTCGGAATGATATTTGGATTGGCAACAAGCCTTATATCAGGACTTTATCCGGCATGGAAAGCCGCAAACTTAAACCCGATTGAGGCACTCAGATTTGAGTAG
- a CDS encoding DUF2953 domain-containing protein gives MILQIIFLFLLIVLLTAVLHIFLLPVHIGLKGGYPVKSGIVFDLRWGIGMISGEVKDDLLTVRLYGLKVFRRPLSDLKDKNSKEKAKKDSGKAEDTKDLPAEDKTDYLKIICFIRDNLLTGEFGSLLRQIDFERFHTDITVGLDDPVATGKIYGYLMAVSGYLYSHRYLSLNVYSRFDRPAFEIYCDGRIRVCRIYRIMIFAVKMYRRLKAAGLIGKRDDSRDTSSGNKDDISKVKGAESSLTGHNNPV, from the coding sequence ATGATTCTACAGATCATTTTTCTTTTTCTGCTGATAGTACTTTTAACTGCGGTTCTGCACATTTTCCTGCTCCCTGTACATATCGGGCTTAAGGGTGGTTATCCGGTAAAGTCCGGCATTGTTTTTGATCTCCGCTGGGGTATTGGAATGATCTCCGGCGAAGTGAAGGATGATCTTCTTACAGTCAGGCTGTACGGATTGAAGGTATTCAGACGACCTTTAAGCGATCTCAAAGATAAAAATTCCAAAGAAAAAGCAAAGAAAGATTCCGGAAAGGCTGAGGATACCAAAGATCTGCCGGCAGAGGATAAAACAGATTATCTGAAGATTATATGTTTTATCAGGGATAATCTCCTGACAGGGGAATTTGGTTCTCTTCTCAGGCAGATTGATTTTGAAAGGTTCCATACGGACATTACCGTTGGTCTTGATGATCCGGTTGCAACCGGAAAGATCTATGGATATCTGATGGCAGTCAGCGGGTACCTGTATTCACACAGATATCTCTCTTTAAATGTATATTCACGTTTTGACAGGCCGGCATTTGAGATTTACTGTGACGGGCGCATCAGGGTTTGCAGAATTTACAGAATAATGATCTTTGCGGTGAAGATGTACAGGAGACTGAAGGCAGCAGGCCTTATCGGTAAACGGGATGATAGCAGGGATACATCGTCAGGTAATAAGGATGACATTTCAAAGGTCAAAGGTGCTGAATCGTCCTTAACCGGGCATAATAATCCTGTTTGA
- a CDS encoding GerW family sporulation protein, with protein MDADNLFEKALAEIDRLVNAGTVMGDPVEMGDRVIVPVAAFGFGFGAGAGGSESNGGAGTGAGGGVSPVALVVIEKNVSGPEGIRVVPLRKPGVVTEAITAVGEDILPKVVEIIKKEMGKEEEKEKAEVSEENPEE; from the coding sequence ATGGATGCAGATAATCTATTTGAAAAAGCACTTGCGGAGATTGACCGTCTTGTAAATGCAGGCACTGTTATGGGAGATCCTGTTGAGATGGGTGACAGGGTAATTGTCCCTGTTGCAGCATTTGGGTTCGGATTTGGTGCCGGTGCAGGCGGAAGTGAGAGTAACGGGGGTGCGGGTACTGGTGCCGGTGGCGGAGTCTCACCTGTAGCCCTGGTAGTTATCGAGAAGAATGTCAGCGGACCTGAGGGAATAAGGGTAGTTCCGTTAAGAAAGCCCGGAGTTGTCACCGAGGCAATTACCGCAGTCGGTGAGGACATCCTTCCCAAAGTGGTTGAAATCATAAAAAAAGAGATGGGAAAGGAAGAGGAGAAAGAGAAGGCAGAGGTATCAGAAGAAAATCCGGAAGAGTAG
- a CDS encoding site-specific DNA-methyltransferase, which translates to MPLINSATEFREYITDFIFSEYWSRSCGIDQELIISEDVAGNEARSTAVSSSAINPEIPVYTNEFWTSKQRAASRLHEISYRACFKPQLPGFFIKILTDEGDLVYDPFTGRGTTIIEAALLGRNVLSNDISPLSRIICEPRMNPPSVAEITERMNSVPYDYNLSPDIDLSMFYDERTASEIMSLKNYLDERKNSGDEDHTDRWIRMVATNRLTGHSPGFFSVYTLPPNQAVLPERQIKINDKRGQSPEYRDTRELVKKKSRSLLKDIGDKALVNLRSAGENAVFLNEDAAETSHIDDESISLTVTSPPFLDIVNYRDDNWLRCWFNSLDAQSIGKKITMARTASEWSSRMQDVFHELFRITKPGGWVAFEVGEVRKGKIRLDDYIVPVGINAGFECAGVLINEQNFTKTSNIWGVSNKKRGTNTNRIVVFRKS; encoded by the coding sequence ATGCCATTAATTAATTCAGCCACTGAGTTTCGCGAATATATAACAGATTTTATTTTTTCAGAATATTGGAGCCGCAGCTGCGGAATAGATCAGGAGCTGATAATCTCTGAAGATGTGGCCGGAAATGAAGCCCGCAGTACAGCTGTCAGTTCTTCGGCCATAAATCCCGAAATTCCGGTTTACACAAATGAATTCTGGACCTCAAAGCAGAGAGCGGCATCGAGGCTTCATGAAATATCATACCGGGCATGCTTTAAGCCGCAGCTTCCCGGATTTTTTATAAAAATCCTGACAGATGAGGGTGATTTAGTGTATGATCCCTTTACAGGGCGTGGCACTACCATAATAGAGGCAGCACTTCTCGGAAGAAATGTTCTCTCCAATGATATCAGTCCGTTAAGCAGAATAATATGTGAACCACGGATGAATCCGCCTTCTGTCGCAGAGATCACAGAGAGGATGAATTCAGTACCCTATGACTACAACCTCTCACCTGATATTGATCTCTCTATGTTTTATGATGAAAGGACAGCATCAGAGATTATGTCACTGAAAAATTACCTTGATGAAAGGAAAAATTCCGGGGATGAGGATCATACTGACCGTTGGATAAGAATGGTCGCAACAAACCGTCTCACCGGTCATTCTCCCGGTTTTTTCTCGGTATATACCCTGCCGCCAAACCAGGCAGTGCTGCCGGAGAGGCAGATCAAAATAAATGATAAGAGGGGTCAGTCTCCGGAATACAGGGATACAAGAGAGCTGGTTAAAAAAAAGAGCAGGTCACTCCTGAAGGATATTGGTGATAAGGCCCTTGTTAACCTGAGATCAGCAGGAGAAAATGCAGTATTTCTGAATGAGGATGCGGCAGAGACATCCCATATAGATGATGAGAGCATCAGCCTGACAGTAACTTCCCCTCCGTTTCTTGACATTGTTAATTACCGCGATGACAACTGGCTGAGATGCTGGTTTAACTCTCTTGATGCACAGTCCATAGGGAAAAAGATCACGATGGCACGTACTGCCTCAGAATGGTCATCCCGTATGCAGGATGTATTTCATGAACTTTTCCGGATAACAAAACCGGGAGGTTGGGTTGCCTTTGAAGTCGGTGAGGTCAGAAAAGGTAAGATTCGTCTTGATGATTATATAGTTCCTGTCGGGATCAATGCCGGATTTGAGTGTGCCGGAGTTTTGATTAATGAGCAGAACTTTACCAAGACCTCTAACATCTGGGGAGTGAGCAATAAAAAGAGAGGGACAAATACAAACCGGATTGTTGTATTCAGAAAATCCTGA
- a CDS encoding TrpB-like pyridoxal phosphate-dependent enzyme, with product MKSRIILDENEIPKQWYNIQADMLNIPKPPINPATMKPVGPDDLKPIFAEELIRQEMSTKKYIDIPDEVRDILTQYRPSPLYRAKRLEEKLKTTAKIYFKYEGLSPPGSHKANTAIAQVYYNAKQGIERISTETGAGQWGSSLAYATQIFGLECMVYMVRGSYDQKPYRKIMMETWGAQCYPSPTDMTDAGRAVLKKNPDTAGSLGIAISEAVEDAAKHDNTNYALGSVLNHVCLHQTVIGQETQKQLEIAEEKADVVIACAGGGSNFAGIAFPYIRDQISGKERDTEIVAVEPSACPTLTKGLYAYDFGDVAGLTPIMMMYTLGHGFIPPAIHSGGLRYHGMSPLVSKLHADGYINAISYHQNEVFEAAVMFAGCEGIIPAPESAHAIKAAVDKAIECRKNGEEKTIVFNLSGHGHFDLSSYQAFLAGKLHDYEYPAELIKESLGDLPKVEV from the coding sequence ATGAAATCACGCATCATTCTTGATGAGAATGAGATACCAAAACAATGGTATAACATTCAGGCGGATATGCTAAATATCCCAAAACCACCGATAAATCCTGCAACGATGAAGCCGGTAGGGCCGGATGACTTAAAGCCGATCTTTGCAGAAGAGCTTATCAGGCAGGAGATGAGCACAAAGAAATATATTGATATTCCGGATGAAGTCAGAGATATTCTCACCCAGTACAGGCCAAGCCCACTCTACCGTGCAAAAAGACTTGAGGAGAAACTGAAGACAACAGCAAAGATATACTTCAAATACGAGGGATTAAGCCCGCCGGGATCTCATAAAGCCAATACCGCCATTGCACAGGTATATTACAATGCAAAGCAGGGCATTGAGAGAATTTCAACTGAAACCGGGGCAGGACAATGGGGGTCTTCACTTGCATATGCAACACAGATCTTCGGCCTTGAGTGCATGGTCTATATGGTCAGGGGCAGCTATGACCAGAAACCCTACAGAAAAATAATGATGGAGACCTGGGGAGCGCAGTGCTATCCAAGCCCGACAGATATGACAGATGCCGGAAGGGCAGTGCTGAAGAAAAATCCGGATACAGCCGGAAGTCTGGGCATTGCCATATCTGAAGCGGTTGAAGACGCTGCAAAGCATGACAATACCAACTATGCACTTGGTTCGGTCTTAAACCACGTATGTCTTCACCAGACAGTCATCGGACAGGAGACACAGAAGCAGCTTGAAATTGCGGAAGAGAAGGCCGATGTAGTAATCGCATGCGCAGGCGGCGGATCGAATTTTGCCGGAATTGCATTCCCGTATATAAGAGATCAGATCTCCGGCAAGGAAAGAGATACCGAAATCGTAGCAGTTGAGCCTTCTGCATGCCCGACCCTCACAAAAGGGCTGTACGCCTATGACTTCGGTGATGTGGCAGGCCTTACACCGATAATGATGATGTACACTCTGGGCCACGGCTTTATCCCGCCGGCAATCCATTCAGGCGGGCTGAGGTACCACGGAATGTCTCCACTGGTATCAAAACTACATGCAGACGGGTACATAAACGCAATCTCATATCACCAGAATGAGGTCTTTGAAGCGGCAGTTATGTTTGCAGGATGTGAAGGAATAATTCCCGCACCGGAGTCCGCACATGCCATAAAAGCAGCTGTTGATAAAGCCATTGAGTGCAGAAAGAACGGTGAGGAGAAGACCATAGTGTTTAACCTCAGTGGACACGGGCACTTTGATCTCTCATCATACCAGGCATTCCTCGCAGGAAAACTTCATGATTATGAATATCCTGCTGAACTGATAAAGGAATCACTTGGCGACCTGCCAAAGGTTGAGGTCTGA